A genomic window from Nostoc sp. TCL26-01 includes:
- a CDS encoding type II toxin-antitoxin system VapC family toxin: MIVLDTHIWVWWVQNDSRLTKQQRQWLQDYESDSLGISILSCWEVAKLVEKKRLILPLAIDEWLEAALAYPGVQLLNLSLPIVIDSTQLSGFHSDPFDQLIVATARFYDCPLLTADAKILNYVDVQTLK; this comes from the coding sequence ATGATTGTACTTGACACTCATATTTGGGTTTGGTGGGTTCAAAACGATTCACGACTGACTAAACAACAGCGACAATGGTTACAAGATTACGAGTCTGACAGTTTAGGAATCAGCATTCTTTCATGCTGGGAAGTAGCTAAATTGGTCGAAAAAAAGAGACTAATTTTACCTTTGGCTATTGATGAATGGCTAGAAGCAGCTTTAGCTTACCCTGGTGTACAACTATTAAATTTGTCCCTGCCAATAGTAATTGATTCAACTCAATTAAGCGGCTTCCATAGCGACCCGTTTGACCAACTTATTGTAGCTACAGCCAGATTTTATGATTGTCCTTTGTTAACTGCGGATGCGAAAATTCTTAACTATGTTGATGTGCAAACTCTTAAGTAG
- a CDS encoding helicase HerA domain-containing protein: protein MKPEIITVNQSLGESPKFGPFTGRQFVIFAGVFCVVFGLLCLILGLDIFWGLGLAFWASLSVAFLSGDKPYLYWSKVYPILPRWTRGYAKYTSPQHKKKVGTRKVKLTRSSKPKTLNPFEDWLDLTTIVRLKKDAYIVGAYLLSKKNLTESSNTLQLIFGFTCTGIHPLFNSEQEIEAVAQAFENGCKEIPQGEKITCRWSSFCDDSDNTDYLMQRLNNPTSLESEFLDWGRLARTQKLTKEKARKDIKLNIYWSFTVTSESLDTSDPVDKFLAKLTNFLQRRFTDSGVSQITKKRFTQILTKALEASLRYQQILSEMGLNPQPKTDKDLWRELCKNIGAKEVIIPHTLVFDEQELKEEIDEKAAFDKPLEIINQPHLTSIILNNGVPFADKRWICLPNGEDKKFVGVMVLTRKPEIFASTKHQIRFLWDLFSRNNIFDVEIITEFSPADRGITRAAQQMITKRSRALDLNVQQKKSIDVSAQINVERSVEAQRQLYTGDVPLNLSLVVLVYRDTAEQVDDACRLISGYINQPTELTHEYEYAWLIWLQTLLIRQEPILMRPYNRRQTFFASEVLGLTNIVQNSPADYQGFELIADESDSPVKIDLSKTKNILVLGTTGSGKSVLVASIIAECQAQDMSILMIDLPNDDGTGTFGDYTPYHNGFYFDISKESNNLVQPLDLSKIPEEQREERAKAHRNDVNLIVLQLVLGSQSFDGFLSQTIESLIPLGTKAFYDDPDIQRRFALAKKGGNGSAAWENTPTLADMEHFFSTDHINLGYEDENVDRALNYIRLRFQYWRNSSIGNAICRPSTFDTDAKLITFALTNLQSSKDAEVFGMSAYIAASRQSLSAPNSVFFMDESSVLLRFAALSRLVGRKCATARKSGCRVILAGQDILSIANSEAGEQILQNMPCRLIGRIVPGAAKSFSEHLGIPKPIIDKNESFRPNIKQLYTLWLLDYNNKYIRCRYYPSYPMLALVANSREEQAARDRFKAMYSDKFQWVSEFAKYYVGCIKQGKPL, encoded by the coding sequence ATGAAACCAGAAATAATCACAGTAAATCAGAGCTTAGGTGAAAGTCCAAAATTCGGCCCATTCACAGGCAGACAGTTCGTAATTTTTGCTGGGGTATTTTGCGTAGTTTTCGGACTACTCTGCTTAATTCTTGGACTAGATATATTCTGGGGATTAGGCTTGGCATTTTGGGCTAGTCTATCAGTCGCATTCCTATCAGGAGATAAACCTTACCTATACTGGTCAAAGGTTTATCCCATCCTCCCCAGATGGACAAGAGGATATGCTAAATACACCTCACCACAACATAAGAAAAAAGTCGGTACTAGAAAAGTCAAACTCACTCGTTCATCCAAACCTAAAACACTTAATCCCTTTGAAGATTGGCTAGATTTAACAACCATAGTCAGACTCAAAAAAGATGCTTATATTGTCGGAGCTTACCTACTAAGTAAAAAAAATCTCACAGAAAGTAGTAACACCTTACAACTAATCTTCGGCTTTACTTGCACAGGTATTCATCCTTTATTCAATTCAGAACAAGAAATAGAAGCAGTAGCTCAAGCATTTGAAAACGGCTGTAAAGAAATTCCCCAAGGCGAAAAAATCACTTGTCGCTGGAGTTCATTCTGTGATGATAGCGATAATACAGATTATTTAATGCAACGGTTGAATAACCCAACTTCTCTAGAAAGTGAGTTTTTAGACTGGGGAAGGCTGGCAAGAACTCAAAAACTCACAAAAGAGAAAGCCCGTAAAGATATCAAATTAAATATTTATTGGTCATTTACAGTCACCTCAGAATCACTAGATACTTCAGACCCAGTAGATAAGTTCTTAGCAAAACTGACCAACTTCCTCCAAAGAAGATTTACAGATTCAGGAGTCAGTCAAATCACCAAAAAGCGATTCACGCAGATATTAACAAAAGCCCTAGAAGCCTCATTGAGATACCAGCAGATTCTCTCAGAAATGGGGTTAAATCCCCAACCCAAAACCGACAAAGATTTATGGAGAGAACTTTGTAAAAACATCGGAGCAAAGGAAGTAATCATCCCGCATACATTGGTATTTGATGAGCAAGAGTTGAAAGAAGAAATTGACGAAAAAGCCGCCTTCGATAAACCACTAGAAATCATCAATCAACCGCATCTCACCTCAATCATCCTCAATAATGGTGTGCCTTTCGCCGATAAGCGATGGATATGCTTACCAAACGGTGAAGATAAGAAGTTTGTCGGAGTAATGGTACTAACCCGGAAACCAGAAATCTTTGCCTCCACTAAACATCAAATTCGTTTCCTGTGGGACTTATTCTCACGCAACAACATTTTTGACGTAGAAATCATCACAGAATTCTCCCCGGCTGACAGAGGGATAACCCGTGCAGCCCAGCAGATGATTACCAAACGTTCCAGGGCATTAGATTTAAATGTACAGCAGAAAAAATCAATAGATGTATCTGCCCAAATCAACGTAGAACGCTCAGTAGAAGCACAACGGCAACTATATACAGGAGATGTACCACTAAATTTAAGCTTGGTAGTCCTAGTTTACAGAGATACAGCAGAACAAGTAGACGATGCCTGTAGACTAATTTCCGGCTATATCAACCAACCCACAGAACTCACCCATGAATATGAATATGCTTGGTTAATCTGGCTGCAAACATTGCTCATCAGACAAGAACCGATTCTCATGCGCCCATATAATCGACGGCAGACCTTCTTTGCCAGTGAAGTATTAGGATTAACTAATATAGTGCAGAATAGTCCCGCAGATTATCAAGGGTTTGAGTTAATCGCAGATGAGAGTGATTCACCCGTCAAAATTGACCTATCAAAAACCAAAAATATTTTAGTTCTCGGTACAACCGGCTCAGGTAAATCAGTTTTAGTAGCTTCCATCATCGCCGAGTGCCAAGCTCAAGACATGAGCATTTTAATGATAGACCTACCCAACGATGACGGCACAGGGACATTTGGAGACTACACACCCTACCACAACGGTTTTTACTTTGATATTTCCAAAGAATCCAATAATTTGGTGCAGCCATTAGACTTATCAAAAATCCCAGAAGAACAAAGAGAAGAACGAGCTAAAGCTCACAGAAACGATGTCAACTTGATTGTGCTTCAGTTAGTCTTGGGTTCGCAATCCTTTGATGGTTTCTTGTCCCAGACAATCGAATCCCTCATCCCACTGGGGACAAAAGCCTTTTACGATGACCCCGACATTCAACGACGCTTTGCTCTTGCCAAAAAAGGAGGTAATGGTTCTGCGGCTTGGGAGAACACCCCAACCCTTGCAGACATGGAGCATTTTTTCTCAACAGACCACATAAACTTGGGGTATGAAGATGAAAACGTAGATAGGGCATTGAACTATATCCGCCTACGCTTTCAGTATTGGAGAAACAGCAGTATTGGCAATGCCATCTGCCGTCCCTCCACCTTTGATACTGATGCCAAGCTGATTACCTTTGCTCTTACCAACCTGCAATCAAGTAAAGACGCTGAAGTTTTCGGAATGTCTGCATATATAGCAGCCTCCAGACAATCCCTATCAGCACCCAATAGCGTTTTCTTCATGGATGAATCCAGTGTATTGTTACGGTTTGCTGCTTTATCCCGCTTAGTAGGTCGTAAATGCGCGACTGCTCGAAAATCCGGCTGTCGGGTTATACTTGCAGGTCAAGATATTTTGTCAATTGCCAACTCAGAAGCGGGTGAACAAATCTTACAAAATATGCCCTGTCGGTTAATAGGGCGGATAGTACCAGGGGCGGCAAAAAGTTTTTCAGAGCATCTAGGCATACCCAAGCCAATTATTGATAAAAATGAAAGTTTTCGTCCCAATATCAAACAACTATATACGCTGTGGCTATTGGATTACAACAACAAATATATACGCTGCCGTTACTATCCTTCCTACCCAATGTTGGCGTTAGTTGCTAATAGCAGAGAAGAGCAAGCAGCACGCGACAGATTTAAAGCAATGTACTCAGATAAATTTCAGTGGGTGTCTGAATTTGCCAAATACTATGTTGGTTGCATTAAGCAGGGTAAGCCTTTATGA
- a CDS encoding helix-turn-helix transcriptional regulator gives MKLICKLKDLMEERQISQLALAEATGLAPGTIGKLYRNQVTRIDEKTLKQLCRYFELKSIADIFEIQWEQGDYKV, from the coding sequence ATGAAGTTGATTTGTAAACTTAAAGATTTAATGGAAGAGAGGCAGATTAGCCAATTAGCACTAGCAGAAGCTACGGGATTAGCCCCAGGCACAATTGGAAAACTTTATCGTAATCAGGTGACTAGAATTGATGAAAAAACTTTGAAACAATTGTGTAGATACTTTGAGCTAAAAAGTATCGCTGATATTTTTGAAATTCAATGGGAACAAGGAGATTACAAAGTGTGA